A genomic region of Cannabis sativa cultivar Pink pepper isolate KNU-18-1 chromosome 1, ASM2916894v1, whole genome shotgun sequence contains the following coding sequences:
- the LOC115705039 gene encoding trihelix transcription factor PTL, with the protein MEDQYGGIPAEFRQLMAVRTELQQPQPLISPAHHLGEAPYTVHSSNYQQQYSYGQTSSLCGVGLVEHQFGSGQHINMSGSNGVALYHDLESSSGTGGLWMSSSNTNNNMGNYDNNMMNTTRWPRQETLTLLEIRSRLNPRFKDTNQKGPLWDQISRIMAEEHGYQRSGKKCKEKFENLYKYYKKTKEGKARKQDGKHYRFFRQLEAIYGHDQNSNIDQSPLLVDQTHHIIRPNSLLYQYPNKISDHNSLNSFSINNSSDQFETSSSDNNMNNKDEDQKMKGVGEIRGKKKSSWKAKVEGFVDSQMKKIMVTQESWMEKMFKNVIDKQEKRVAEEEECRKKEVARVDEKINEFWAKEKAWIEARDAAVMGAFNKLTDGKGSSLLQLPSFPERSSNSSNIVRWNNEEEISSLIELVRSSSSSSSTSTNFNCLELGTTSSNNSTTSSVWEEIASKMSCLGFERSPSECKHKWESLSIYTNNESHKKRREEFNTTGRYSGNNNNNNNNNQDYYNNHCELALMKQDDQRDHRIITGLRLMDDTTNTSNVAAGTSHMNNPTNCFNLLFGEEENLWEKYGSLKLGNKDRLNQL; encoded by the exons ATGGAAGACCAGTACGGAGGGATACCAGCAGAGTTCCGGCAGCTGATGGCGGTGAGGACAGAGCTGCAACAACCACAGCCGTTGATTTCGCCAGCTCATCACTTGGGAGAGGCGCCGTATACCGTTCACAGTAGTAATTACCAGCAGCAGTACTCTTACGGCCAAACGTCATCCTTGTGTGGCGTCGGGTTGGTGGAGCATCAGTTCGGGTCGGGTCAACATATTAATATGAGTGGGTCAAACGGCGTCGCATTGTATCATGATTTGGAGAGTAGTAGCGGAACTGGTGGATTATGGATGAGTAGTagtaatactaataataatatgggGAACTATGATAACAATATGATGAACACAACAAGATGGCCCAGACAAGAGACGCTTACTCTTCTCGAGATTCGATCTCGTCTTAATCCAAGGTTTAAGGATACTAATCAGAAAGGTCCTCTTTGGGATCAAATTTCTAG gatAATGGCGGAGGAACATGGGTACCAGAGGAGTGGGAAAAAATGCAAAGAGAAATTTGAGAACTTGTACAAATATTACAAGAAAACCAAGGAAGGTAAAGCTAGGAAACAAGATGGGAAACACTACAGGTTCTTTCGTCAACTAGAAGCCATTTACGGTCATGATCAAAATTCCAATATTGATCAATCCCCACTACTTGTTGATCAAACCCATCACATTATTAGACCAAACTCTCTTCTTTATCAATACCCCAATAAGATCTCTGATCATAATAGCCTTAATAGTTTCTCCATTAATAATTCTAGTGACCAATTTGAAACTTCATCCTCAGACAACAACATGAACAACAAGGATGAAGATCAGAAAATGAAAGGCGTAGGAGAAATTAGGGGGAAGAAGAAAAGCAGTTGGAAAGCTAAAGTAGAGGGGTTTGTGGATTCACAGATGAAGAAAATTATGGTGACACAAGAGAGTTGGATGGAGAAAATGTTTAAGAATGTTATTGATAAACAAGAGAAAAGAGtagcagaagaagaagaatgccGTAAAAAAGAGGTTGCTCGTGTTGATGAAAAGATTAATGAGTTTTGGGCTAAGGAGAAAGCTTGGATTGAAGCTCGTGATGCTGCTGTAATGGGAGCTTTCAATAAATTAACAGATGGTAAAGGATCTTCACTGCTACAATTACCATCTTTTCCTGAAAGATCATCAAACTCATCAAATATTGTTAGATGGAATAATGAAGAGGAGATTTCAAGCTTAATTGAACTCGtcagatcatcatcatcatcatcaagtaCAAGTACTAATTTTAATTGCTTGGAATTAGGTACAACAAGTAGTAATAATAGCACTACTAGTAGTGTTTGGGAGGAAATAGCTTCGAAAATGAGTTGTTTGGGATTTGAGAGAAGTCCAAGCGAGTGTAAACACAAGTGGGAGAGTTTAAGCATTTATACTAATAATGAAAGTCAcaaaaagagaagagaagaattcAACACTACTGGGCGTTATTccggtaataataataataataataataataatcaagattATTATAATAATCATTGTGAGCTAGCTCTGATGAAGCAAGATGATCAGCGTGATCATAGGATTATTACGGGACTTCGATTGATGGATGATACTACTAACACTTCAAACGTAGCTGCAGGCACATCCCACATGAATAATCCTACTAACTGCTTTAACCTTCTGTTTGGTGAGGAGGAAAACTTGTGGGAAAAATATGGCTCTTTGAAGCTCGGTAATAAAGATAGGCTAAACCAATTATGA
- the LOC115706117 gene encoding cytochrome P450 77A3, whose product MASSLFSFSSSLLTPYSHLYFTLLAIIISGFIFFLTQKTKSKKPNLPPGPPGWPIVGNLFQVVRSGKPFYQYVRDLKDKYGSIFTLKMGTRTLIIITDPKLIHEALIENGAVFSTRPRDNPTKNIFSMNKFTVNAAVYGPIWRSLRRNMVQNMLSSSRLKEFRGVRNRAMDRFIDRLRAEAKDENGVVWVLKNARFAVFCILVTMCFGIEMDEETVEKMDQLMKSILITVDPRIDEFLPILSPFFSKQRKLALKVRAQQMDFIVPFIQQRKRALENPGSDNSATSFSYLDTLFDLKVEGRDSPPSKEELVTLCSEFLNGGTDTTGTAIEWGIAQLIANPDVQEKIYEEIQSVVGHGSDRRIDEKDIEKMPYLEAVVKELLRKHPPTPFSLTHAVTEPTTLGGYDISPDVNLDIFHAGIAEDPRFWREPEKFDPTRFLGEREGAVGNGGIMMMPFGVGRRICPGLNMATVHIELMLGRMVQEFEWSAYPPGTEMDFTGKTEFTVVMKNTLRAAIKPRV is encoded by the coding sequence ATGGCTTCCTCATtattctctttctcttcttctcttttaacTCCATACTCTCACCTCTACTTCACCCTCCTAGCGATCATAATTTCGGGCTTCATATTCTTCCTAACACAGAAAACCAAATCAAAAAAGCCCAATCTACCACCGGGCCCACCGGGCTGGCCCATCGTCGGAAACCTCTTCCAAGTCGTTCGCTCGGGAAAGCCCTTTTACCAATACGTTAGAGATCTCAAGGACAAGTATGGATCCATCTTCACACTCAAAATGGGCACCCGAACCCTCATAATTATTACCGACCCGAAACTAATCCACGAGGCTCTAATCGAAAACGGCGCCGTTTTCTCCACGAGGCCAAGAGATAACCCGACCAAAAATATCTTCAGTATGAATAAGTTCACCGTAAACGCTGCCGTTTATGGTCCCATATGGCGGTCATTGAGGCGGAACATGGTCCAGAACATGCTCAGCTCGAGTCGGCTAAAAGAGTTTCGCGGCGTCAGGAACCGAGCCATGGACCGATTCATCGATCGGCTCCGCGCCGAGGCCAAGGACGAGAACGGCGTCGTTTGGGTTCTGAAAAACGCGCGTTTCGCAGTGTTCTGCATCCTTGTTACGATGTGCTTCGGGATAGAGATGGATGAGGAGACCGTCGAGAAAATGGACCAGCTCATGAAGAGCATACTCATTACTGTGGACCCGAGAATAGACGAATTTCTCCCGATTCTGAGTCCATTCTTCTCCAAACAGAGGAAGCTAGCCCTGAAAGTTAGAGCACAGCAAATGGATTTCATCGTCCCCTTCATTCAACAGAGAAAGAGGGCTCTTGAGAACCCTGGATCGGACAATTCAGCGACGTCGTTTTCGTATCTCGACACACTCTTCGATCTTAAAGTTGAAGGGAGAGATTCACCGCCTTCGAAGGAAGAATTAGTTACTCTCTGCTCCGAGTTCCTCAATGGAGGTACAGACACAACGGGAACGGCCATAGAATGGGGAATCGCCCAACTCATCGCTAATCCAGACGTTCAAGAAAAGATCTACGAAGAAATCCAGTCAGTAGTAGGCCACGGCAGCGATCGTAGGATCGATGAAAAAGACATTGAGAAAATGCCGTACCTAGAGGCGGTGGTGAAGGAGCTTTTGAGAAAACATCCTCCGACACCGTTTTCTCTTACACACGCCGTGACGGAGCCGACAACCTTGGGCGGGTATGATATCTCACCGGATGTGAACTTGGATATCTTCCATGCTGGGATTGCGGAGGACCCGAGGTTTTGGAGGGAGCCGGAAAAGTTTGATCCGACTCGGTTTTTGGGTGAAAGGGAAGGGGCTGTTGGAAATGGAGGAATTATGATGATGCCTTTTGGAGTTGGGAGAAGGATATGCCCTGGTTTGAATATGGCGACGGTTCACATTGAGTTGATGCTGGGGAGAATGGTTCAGGAGTTTGAGTGGAGCGCCTACCCGCCTGGGACTGAGATGGATTTCACCGGAAAGACCGAGTTCACCGTCGTCATGAAGAACACTCTCAGAGCCGCTATTAAACCCAGAGTTTAG